From Weissella confusa, a single genomic window includes:
- a CDS encoding chloride channel protein, protein MGVLALSTVILGIVVGLSSVLLSLFLELVEHFFLEFEENTLMPVSTHIAGGQRFLSVLIGGIIAAIVWFIVQTKMKPTVGINKAMDGDEMPFWPSVVHAVTQVFYVATGGSVGRELAPRELGALLAQRWEKLLRRWHMDSLTADDRRLLIAAAAGAGFAGIYIAPITGMLFAVEILHKNVSKRSVAVSLTMSTIAMWVGMSVHGFHPYYFVPDKHFTLGMIPFVIVVGPLMGVAGAYFHKAFQWAGGKAKAKQVQVLWQLPLAAAVTGVVAIFFPQIMGNGRGLAEFAINSTSTKVIGVLLIGMLLKAAITVFTLKAGAYGGTLAPSIGIGGSFGAILGFGYIMMVPGASIAQAAVIGATALLAASQQAPLMALFMMFEVSHLDHTALMPMGLAVALAILTSKMILDKK, encoded by the coding sequence ATGGGGGTCTTGGCGCTATCTACCGTTATTTTGGGGATTGTTGTAGGGTTAAGTTCAGTGTTGCTCAGCTTGTTCTTGGAGCTTGTTGAGCACTTCTTCTTGGAATTTGAAGAAAACACACTGATGCCGGTTTCAACGCACATTGCTGGCGGACAACGCTTTTTATCAGTATTGATTGGTGGAATTATTGCGGCGATTGTCTGGTTCATTGTGCAAACGAAGATGAAGCCAACGGTTGGTATCAACAAGGCCATGGATGGGGATGAGATGCCATTCTGGCCATCTGTTGTGCACGCCGTGACACAAGTCTTCTACGTGGCAACTGGTGGATCAGTTGGACGTGAATTGGCACCTCGTGAACTTGGTGCCTTGCTTGCCCAACGTTGGGAGAAGTTACTCCGCCGTTGGCACATGGATTCACTAACAGCTGACGACCGTCGCTTGTTGATTGCTGCAGCTGCGGGTGCTGGTTTCGCCGGTATTTATATTGCGCCAATCACAGGTATGTTGTTCGCCGTTGAAATCTTGCACAAGAACGTGTCAAAGCGTTCAGTGGCAGTTAGTTTGACGATGTCAACGATTGCCATGTGGGTTGGTATGTCAGTGCACGGCTTCCACCCATACTACTTTGTGCCTGATAAGCACTTCACGTTGGGGATGATTCCATTCGTGATTGTGGTTGGACCATTGATGGGTGTGGCCGGTGCCTACTTCCATAAGGCCTTCCAATGGGCTGGCGGTAAGGCCAAGGCTAAGCAAGTGCAGGTTTTGTGGCAATTGCCATTGGCTGCAGCCGTAACTGGTGTGGTCGCCATTTTCTTCCCACAAATTATGGGAAACGGACGTGGCTTGGCTGAGTTCGCCATCAACAGCACGAGCACGAAGGTGATTGGTGTCTTGTTGATTGGGATGTTGCTTAAGGCGGCCATTACGGTGTTCACGTTGAAGGCTGGTGCTTACGGTGGTACGTTGGCACCTTCAATTGGTATCGGTGGATCATTCGGTGCCATCCTTGGCTTCGGTTACATCATGATGGTGCCTGGTGCATCAATTGCCCAAGCAGCTGTTATTGGTGCCACGGCATTGCTAGCTGCATCACAACAAGCACCATTGATGGCCTTGTTCATGATGTTCGAAGTGAGTCATTTGGACCACACTGCTTTGATGCCAATGGGCTTGGCAGTAGCACTTGCCATCCTAACGTCAAAGATGATTTTGGATAAGAAGTAA
- a CDS encoding iron-containing alcohol dehydrogenase, which translates to MEDFRFVNKTDIRFGKNHIDAELHDAVAQFGQNVLLTYGGGSIKRSGLYERVMKALEGLNVVELDGIEPNPKIDSVREGQRLAKENDIDVILAVGGGSVIDASKVIASAKFYDGDAWDLVADHGVKYRSKLNQLPVVDILTLAATGTEMNAGSVISNPELNAKIGTYGPNTPAVSFLDPQLTYSVSKWQTAAGSFDIFSHLTEQYFDRAENTDISDGMIEGIMRAVIKWAPVALETPDNYDARANLMWASTMALNGLVRSGNVNGWTVHPIEHELSAFYDITHGVGLGILTPRWMKRALSAATVAKFARFGRNVWDIQDADDQVVAEKAIQATYDWVKSLDVPTTLQGVDINDDTNFRAMAESAVKIGGLDHEGGYVNLTVDDVVALYQASMTTEGFED; encoded by the coding sequence ATGGAAGATTTTCGCTTTGTAAATAAGACGGATATTCGCTTTGGAAAGAACCACATCGATGCTGAGTTGCACGATGCCGTGGCCCAATTTGGTCAAAACGTTTTGTTGACGTACGGTGGTGGTTCAATCAAGCGTTCTGGCTTGTATGAGCGTGTTATGAAGGCTTTGGAAGGTTTGAACGTCGTTGAATTGGACGGCATCGAGCCTAACCCAAAGATTGATTCAGTTCGCGAGGGTCAACGTTTGGCCAAGGAGAACGACATCGACGTCATTTTGGCCGTTGGTGGTGGATCAGTTATCGATGCATCTAAGGTGATTGCATCAGCAAAGTTTTATGATGGGGATGCCTGGGACTTGGTCGCTGACCACGGTGTAAAGTACCGTTCAAAGTTGAACCAATTGCCAGTTGTCGACATCTTGACGTTAGCTGCAACGGGTACTGAAATGAATGCCGGTTCAGTTATCTCAAACCCAGAATTGAACGCTAAGATTGGTACGTATGGACCAAACACACCAGCTGTTTCATTCTTGGACCCACAATTGACGTACTCAGTTTCAAAGTGGCAAACGGCTGCCGGATCATTCGACATCTTCTCACACTTGACTGAGCAATACTTCGACCGTGCCGAGAACACAGACATTTCTGACGGTATGATTGAAGGTATCATGCGTGCCGTTATCAAGTGGGCACCAGTTGCTTTGGAAACGCCAGACAACTACGATGCCCGTGCTAACTTGATGTGGGCCTCAACGATGGCTTTGAACGGTTTGGTACGTTCAGGAAACGTGAACGGCTGGACGGTTCACCCAATTGAGCACGAGTTGTCAGCCTTCTACGACATCACTCACGGTGTTGGTTTGGGAATCTTGACGCCACGTTGGATGAAGCGTGCTTTGTCAGCAGCCACGGTTGCTAAGTTTGCTCGCTTCGGACGTAACGTTTGGGATATCCAAGACGCTGACGACCAAGTCGTTGCTGAAAAGGCTATCCAAGCCACTTACGACTGGGTAAAGTCATTGGATGTCCCAACGACTTTGCAAGGTGTTGATATCAACGATGACACGAACTTCCGCGCAATGGCTGAGTCAGCTGTTAAGATCGGTGGTTTGGATCACGAGGGTGGTTACGTGAACTTGACGGTTGATGATGTTGTGGCTTTGTACCAAGCATCAATGACGACTGAAGGTTTCGAAGACTAA
- a CDS encoding helix-turn-helix domain-containing protein, which yields MFPDRLRELRKGRNITLETLAEEMNKHLEPGQKPNTAAQIGNWERGDRSPSYIEVRKLADFFNVSMDFLVGRAMSEKTDLSLLFLSGKEIDFNGKPLTDQQRFDIFQYVNSYLNPVSYTPEDDVRSNHQESLF from the coding sequence ATGTTTCCAGATCGTCTGCGTGAGTTGCGCAAAGGCCGTAACATCACATTGGAAACCTTGGCTGAAGAGATGAATAAGCACCTTGAACCAGGGCAAAAACCAAATACAGCTGCGCAAATCGGAAACTGGGAGCGTGGTGACCGTTCGCCTTCGTACATTGAAGTTCGAAAGCTAGCGGATTTTTTCAATGTTTCAATGGATTTCTTGGTCGGCCGTGCCATGTCAGAAAAGACTGACTTGTCATTGCTGTTCTTGTCAGGTAAGGAAATCGACTTTAACGGTAAGCCACTAACTGACCAGCAACGTTTCGACATTTTCCAGTATGTTAACTCATACTTGAACCCGGTATCATACACGCCGGAGGATGATGTGCGTAGCAACCACCAAGAAAGCCTGTTCTAA
- a CDS encoding SAM-dependent methyltransferase: protein MMTTNQAIRFGSGQQLTEMDYLGELLPYLGRYQNIPTMANLMQQAIDTLEQLNAGYLPAALPTMEVPESVIPELQNYVLAQYPDNADAGNALWLELTEPLEDIDFLLRHLRDALIEYFSMYGFVSSDFVRDLSAYTDGQPVLELMAGHGYISAGLKAIAPEQKIIATDNEDWRTQPDPTSAKPVTDVENMDAIAALDMYGENVSTVIMSWAPDTTDADWQVLQYIRNNQYRFDFDFIVIGEKDGATDSDVFWHEAELEEVPALNAHHQSFDLIDERVYLVK, encoded by the coding sequence ATGATGACAACAAACCAAGCAATTCGGTTTGGGTCTGGTCAACAGCTCACTGAGATGGATTATCTTGGTGAGCTGTTGCCATATCTAGGCCGTTACCAAAACATCCCCACGATGGCTAACCTCATGCAACAAGCAATTGATACGCTTGAACAATTGAATGCGGGTTATTTGCCAGCTGCATTGCCAACAATGGAAGTACCAGAGTCAGTGATTCCAGAACTGCAAAATTATGTCTTGGCCCAATACCCAGACAACGCAGACGCCGGTAATGCCCTTTGGCTTGAGTTAACGGAACCACTAGAAGATATCGACTTCTTGCTCCGTCATCTACGTGATGCGTTAATCGAATACTTCAGCATGTACGGTTTTGTCTCAAGTGACTTTGTACGTGACTTGTCAGCGTACACGGACGGCCAACCTGTATTGGAGTTGATGGCTGGGCATGGGTATATCTCAGCCGGTTTGAAGGCGATTGCGCCGGAACAAAAGATTATCGCGACGGACAATGAAGATTGGCGTACGCAACCAGATCCAACGTCGGCTAAGCCAGTGACGGATGTGGAAAACATGGATGCCATCGCAGCGTTGGATATGTACGGTGAGAATGTCTCAACGGTCATTATGAGTTGGGCGCCGGATACGACTGACGCGGACTGGCAGGTATTGCAATACATCCGCAATAACCAATACCGCTTTGATTTTGATTTCATCGTGATTGGTGAAAAGGATGGGGCAACGGACTCGGATGTCTTCTGGCATGAAGCCGAGTTAGAAGAAGTACCCGCATTGAACGCGCACCATCAATCATTCGACTTGATTGACGAGCGCGTGTATTTAGTGAAATAA
- a CDS encoding methyltransferase domain-containing protein yields the protein MKKIEKGIKFVSEHLDMFRCTVDGEPYDHVEGNTLVCAHNHRLDINKKGSLYFLNHAVNTEYDDAMLAARRRVLTAGLFDGIVDAVADQLPADPQRIMDVGTGEGTPFARLIAKRGNIDTGIGFDISKAGVNLATQLDTDAFFAVADLANLPFNDNSFDSIVEFFSPSAYEEFKRVLAPEGTLVKVVPSSGYLHELREMLYPVDSPNHTYSNQKVVDRFMENYPDATQTEISYQWQIPADLYVDLLHMTPLHWGARPEAQAAAEATPLPAVTVNVVVLTVKP from the coding sequence ATGAAGAAGATTGAAAAAGGGATTAAGTTCGTCAGCGAACACTTGGACATGTTCCGCTGTACTGTAGATGGCGAGCCTTATGACCACGTTGAAGGCAATACCTTGGTATGTGCGCATAACCACCGTTTGGACATTAATAAGAAGGGTTCCCTTTATTTCTTGAACCACGCAGTCAATACGGAGTATGATGATGCCATGTTGGCGGCTCGTCGTCGTGTTTTGACGGCCGGTTTGTTCGATGGCATCGTGGACGCGGTTGCGGACCAATTGCCTGCCGACCCACAACGCATCATGGATGTGGGAACCGGTGAAGGGACGCCATTTGCCCGTTTGATAGCCAAGCGTGGCAACATCGATACCGGTATTGGTTTCGATATTTCTAAGGCAGGGGTTAACTTGGCAACGCAATTGGACACAGATGCGTTCTTTGCAGTCGCTGACTTAGCGAACCTACCATTTAACGACAATAGCTTTGACAGTATCGTGGAGTTCTTCTCACCAAGTGCGTATGAAGAATTCAAGCGTGTCTTGGCACCCGAGGGAACGTTGGTGAAGGTGGTCCCATCATCTGGTTATCTACACGAATTGCGTGAAATGTTGTACCCTGTGGATTCACCAAATCACACGTATAGTAACCAAAAAGTGGTCGACCGCTTCATGGAGAACTACCCAGACGCCACACAAACAGAGATTTCATACCAATGGCAAATTCCAGCTGACTTGTATGTTGATCTGTTACACATGACGCCATTGCACTGGGGCGCGCGTCCAGAAGCCCAAGCGGCAGCGGAAGCCACACCATTACCAGCTGTGACAGTCAACGTGGTTGTGCTAACTGTTAAGCCTTAA
- a CDS encoding type II toxin-antitoxin system RelB/DinJ family antitoxin: MAHALDKTAFTLRINSDTKTKADELAERMGISLTSAINLCVEQFVHDGGFPFQPTTKENHPLSEKDIDPKFMAELIQLVEDAKKKPGLSTSEIETMFEERRKEW; this comes from the coding sequence ATGGCACATGCGCTAGATAAAACTGCTTTTACCCTTCGTATCAATTCAGATACAAAGACAAAAGCTGATGAACTGGCTGAGCGAATGGGTATCTCATTAACATCTGCAATTAATTTATGTGTAGAACAATTTGTTCATGACGGTGGCTTCCCATTCCAACCAACCACTAAAGAAAACCACCCTTTGTCTGAGAAAGACATTGATCCAAAATTCATGGCTGAACTCATTCAACTTGTTGAAGATGCAAAAAAGAAGCCTGGATTATCAACTTCAGAAATAGAAACAATGTTCGAAGAACGACGAAAGGAATGGTAA
- a CDS encoding GNAT family N-acetyltransferase, translating to MANITYRQATMADADAIWQIISDAKAVMSIDHNPQWDNGYPSPEIIKADIAKGYAYILQLDDEIVATATLWQEKDVNYQRLQGGRWLYPTKRKPYAVIHRMAVSFQHQGYHLSTELFTHLFATARAKGYDYIRIDTHDKNKKMQAIIARRGFTYRGQLAGSRRAYDIDLSNEDKHEED from the coding sequence ATGGCTAATATAACTTACCGGCAGGCAACTATGGCTGATGCCGATGCAATTTGGCAAATTATATCAGATGCTAAGGCAGTCATGTCTATTGATCATAATCCACAGTGGGATAATGGCTATCCATCCCCAGAAATCATCAAAGCCGACATCGCTAAAGGGTACGCGTACATTCTGCAACTCGATGACGAAATCGTCGCCACAGCCACGCTTTGGCAAGAGAAAGACGTGAACTACCAGCGTCTCCAAGGCGGTCGCTGGCTGTACCCAACTAAGCGTAAGCCTTATGCGGTTATTCATCGCATGGCGGTGTCATTCCAACACCAGGGCTACCATTTGTCGACAGAGCTGTTCACGCATTTATTTGCGACAGCCCGGGCAAAGGGGTATGATTATATTCGGATTGATACACATGATAAAAATAAGAAAATGCAAGCCATTATTGCACGTCGTGGCTTTACTTACCGTGGCCAGTTAGCCGGTAGCCGACGAGCATACGATATTGACTTGAGTAATGAGGATAAACATGAAGAAGATTGA
- a CDS encoding type II toxin-antitoxin system RelE/ParE family toxin gives MQYLVSTHPSAVAALLDIIDYIRTELQNEAAAIKQYQDFLSAIQSLEINATLYQVYIRTESGIEYRRINVNNYAMLYVVLDNSVEIVKIFHGSQDITVTD, from the coding sequence ATGCAGTATCTTGTTAGTACCCACCCCTCAGCGGTTGCGGCACTGCTGGATATCATTGATTACATTCGCACAGAACTTCAAAACGAAGCCGCTGCGATTAAACAGTATCAAGATTTCCTGTCAGCAATCCAATCATTAGAAATTAATGCCACTTTATATCAAGTGTACATCCGAACGGAAAGCGGAATAGAATATCGAAGAATTAACGTCAATAACTATGCCATGCTCTATGTAGTACTGGATAACTCAGTTGAGATAGTTAAGATTTTCCACGGAAGTCAAGATATCACTGTTACCGATTAG